In the genome of Entelurus aequoreus isolate RoL-2023_Sb linkage group LG15, RoL_Eaeq_v1.1, whole genome shotgun sequence, one region contains:
- the shrprbck1r gene encoding ranBP-type and C3HC4-type zinc finger-containing protein 1 isoform X2, whose product MSLSSAGWTANLSAEQRAPPPVRNIGDRQQSEPNYQTVLMSVRVSLCHSGIRPLRLPGAGGSESLRLQLSMDAGKSGEFRLSLLDCSSRDGGSVTIAEYDLRSVNYEVKTPKCHELSLAAPPHDRINFNFSCEQEAQQWATVMMTSLREAHIASPAEDIPECSQLQDATALQHLEDTCMELTRAIEAGDMKAASVFAATLCHQHAALKIQPSARQCGDTDIRLAVIVEDSSSSCCVTMKVCPSMTTAALKQQMFLEYSFHPRVQRWVIGQCLCANHRSLASYGIRQDGDTAFVYIVSARHARLTLQDQESALLASSPPSLTSLPHATPNSTSAQEKRPYNTLPTHNHAIESQKEIPSEVKHVSNEEFCQLHEALKPNSTSSQGWSCPSCTFINKPTWPGCEMCSADRPDNYVVPGGYQPDTVELRRLQQEKEAIRQYKQVREEERRDNFAQLLRMDNQDLVPNPEPLDCRICYVELKPGEGAVLRDCLHCFCKECLRSVIMLSEEPEVPCPYRDDTYACACSLQEREIRALVSLEEYQRWLQRSLSVAESRCEGSYHCATADCPGWCEYEDTVNVYPCPVCKKKNCLICKAIHEGMNCKQYQDDLAARAVNDSAARRTTQLLQTLVASGEAMHCPQCGIIVQKRDGCDWLRCTVCHTEICWVTRGPRWGAKGPGDTSGGCRCNVNHQKCHQKCQNCH is encoded by the exons ATGTCACTGAGCTCGGCCGGGTGGACCGCCAATCTCTCGGCGGAGCAACGCGCGCCTCCGCCTGTGCGGAATATTGGAGATCGGCAGCAGTCAGAACCGAACTATCAAACCGTCCTCATGTCGGTTAGGGTGTCGTTGTGCCATTCCGGTATTCGGCCTCTACGTCTTCCGGGAGCAGGTGGTAGTGAGTCACTTCGCCTACAGCTCAGTATGGACGCGGGGAAGTCCGGGGAATTCCGCCTGTCTCTTCTAGACTGCAGCAGTCGGGACGGTGGGAGCGTG ACTATCGCCGAGTACGATCTGAGATCCGTTAACTATGAGGTGAAAACACCAAAATGCCACGAGCTGAGTCTGGCAGCACCCCCGCATGACCGCATCAATTTCAACTTTAGTTGCGAGCAGGAGGCCCAGCAGTGGGCCACTGTGATGATGACATCACTAAGAGAAGCACACATAG CATCTCCTGCTGAAGATATTCCAGAGTGCTCCCAGCTCCAGGAtgccacagctttgcaacacttgg AGGACACGTGCATGGAGCTGACCCGAGCTATCGAGGCCGGCGACATGAAGGCGGCCTCCGTCTTTGCTGCCACGCTTTGTCACCAACATGCCGCACTAAAGATCCAGCCCTCTGCACGACAATGTGGAGACACCGACATCAG ATTGGCTGTTATAGTTGAGGATTCTTCTTCGTCGTGTTGCGTCACCATGAAAGTCTGTCCTTCTATGACCACTGCAGCCTTAAAACAACAG ATGTTCCTAGAGTACAGCTTTCACCCGCGGGTGCAGCGCTGGGTGATCGGCCAGTGCCTGTGCGCCAACCATCGCTCCCTGGCTTCGTATGGCATTCGCCAGGACGGTGACACGGCGTTTGTGTACATCGTCTCAGCCCGACACGCTCGCCTTACCCTCCAAGACCAGGAAAGTGCTCTCCTCGCCAGCTCTCCTCCTTCTTTGACTTCCCTCCCTCACGCTACTCCAAACAGCACGTCGGCACAAGAAAAGAGACCTTACAACACTTTGCCCACACATAACCACGCTATTG AATCCCAGAAAGAAATCCCCAGTGAGGTCAAACATGTCTCCAATGAGGAGTTTTGTCAACTACATGAAGCACTGAAACCAAACTCAACCTCTTCTCAG GGTTGGTCGTGCCCTTCTTGCACTTTCATCAACAAACCGACGTGGCCAGGCTGTGAGATGTGCAGTGCGGACCGCCCTGATAATTACGTCGTTCCAGGTGGTTACCAGCCGGACACAGTGGAACTCCGACGGCTCCAGCAGGAAAAGGAGGCCATTCGACAGTACAAGCAA GTGAGAGAAGAAGAGCGCAGGGATAATTTTGCCCAGCTGCTAAGGATGGACAACCAGGATTTGGTGCCAAATCCCGAGCCTTTGGACTGCAGGATTTGCTATGTGGAGCTAAAGCCAGGAGAGGGCGCTGTACTCAGGGACTGTCTCCACTGCTTCTGCAA GGAATGTTTGCGCTCAGTCATCATGTTGAGCGAGGAGCCAGAAGTGCCCTGTCCCTACAGAGATGACACATATGCCTGTGCATGCTCCCTGCAGGAGAGGGAGATCAGAGCT TTGGTTTCACTAGAAGAGTATCAGCGCTGGCTGCAAAGAAGTTTGTCTGTGGCCGAGTCGCGATGTGAGGGCAGCTACCACTGTGCCACCGCAGATTGCCCTGGCTGGTGCGAGTACGAGGACACGGTCAACGTATACCCATGTCCTGTTTGCAAGAAGAAAAACTGCCTCATTTGCAAG GCTATTCATGAGGGGATGAACTGCAAGCAATACCAGGATGATCTCGCAGCCCGTGCTGTCAATGACTCGGCTGCACGAAGGACAACACAACTACTTCAG ACCCTGGTTGCGTCTGGGGAGGCAATGCACTGTCCCCAGTGTGGCATCATTGTGCAAAAGAGGGACGGGTGTGATTGGCTGCGCTGTACTGTCTGTCACACGGAAATCTGCTGGGTCACCAGAGGTCCCCGCTGGGGGGCAAAG GGTCCTGGAGACACCAGTGGAGGATGCCGCTGCAATGTGAACCATCAGAAATGTCATCAAAAGTGTCAAAACTGTCACTAG
- the shrprbck1r gene encoding ranBP-type and C3HC4-type zinc finger-containing protein 1 isoform X3, with protein sequence MMTSLREAHIASPAEDIPECSQLQDATALQHLEDTCMELTRAIEAGDMKAASVFAATLCHQHAALKIQPSARQCGDTDIRLAVIVEDSSSSCCVTMKVCPSMTTAALKQQMFLEYSFHPRVQRWVIGQCLCANHRSLASYGIRQDGDTAFVYIVSARHARLTLQDQESALLASSPPSLTSLPHATPNSTSAQEKRPYNTLPTHNHAIESQKEIPSEVKHVSNEEFCQLHEALKPNSTSSQGWSCPSCTFINKPTWPGCEMCSADRPDNYVVPGGYQPDTVELRRLQQEKEAIRQYKQEKERREDLRSAGAQNVREEERRDNFAQLLRMDNQDLVPNPEPLDCRICYVELKPGEGAVLRDCLHCFCKECLRSVIMLSEEPEVPCPYRDDTYACACSLQEREIRALVSLEEYQRWLQRSLSVAESRCEGSYHCATADCPGWCEYEDTVNVYPCPVCKKKNCLICKAIHEGMNCKQYQDDLAARAVNDSAARRTTQLLQTLVASGEAMHCPQCGIIVQKRDGCDWLRCTVCHTEICWVTRGPRWGAKGPGDTSGGCRCNVNHQKCHQKCQNCH encoded by the exons ATGATGACATCACTAAGAGAAGCACACATAG CATCTCCTGCTGAAGATATTCCAGAGTGCTCCCAGCTCCAGGAtgccacagctttgcaacacttgg AGGACACGTGCATGGAGCTGACCCGAGCTATCGAGGCCGGCGACATGAAGGCGGCCTCCGTCTTTGCTGCCACGCTTTGTCACCAACATGCCGCACTAAAGATCCAGCCCTCTGCACGACAATGTGGAGACACCGACATCAG ATTGGCTGTTATAGTTGAGGATTCTTCTTCGTCGTGTTGCGTCACCATGAAAGTCTGTCCTTCTATGACCACTGCAGCCTTAAAACAACAG ATGTTCCTAGAGTACAGCTTTCACCCGCGGGTGCAGCGCTGGGTGATCGGCCAGTGCCTGTGCGCCAACCATCGCTCCCTGGCTTCGTATGGCATTCGCCAGGACGGTGACACGGCGTTTGTGTACATCGTCTCAGCCCGACACGCTCGCCTTACCCTCCAAGACCAGGAAAGTGCTCTCCTCGCCAGCTCTCCTCCTTCTTTGACTTCCCTCCCTCACGCTACTCCAAACAGCACGTCGGCACAAGAAAAGAGACCTTACAACACTTTGCCCACACATAACCACGCTATTG AATCCCAGAAAGAAATCCCCAGTGAGGTCAAACATGTCTCCAATGAGGAGTTTTGTCAACTACATGAAGCACTGAAACCAAACTCAACCTCTTCTCAG GGTTGGTCGTGCCCTTCTTGCACTTTCATCAACAAACCGACGTGGCCAGGCTGTGAGATGTGCAGTGCGGACCGCCCTGATAATTACGTCGTTCCAGGTGGTTACCAGCCGGACACAGTGGAACTCCGACGGCTCCAGCAGGAAAAGGAGGCCATTCGACAGTACAAGCAA GAGAAGGAGAGAAGAGAGGACCTGAGGAGTGCAGGCGCTCAAAAC GTGAGAGAAGAAGAGCGCAGGGATAATTTTGCCCAGCTGCTAAGGATGGACAACCAGGATTTGGTGCCAAATCCCGAGCCTTTGGACTGCAGGATTTGCTATGTGGAGCTAAAGCCAGGAGAGGGCGCTGTACTCAGGGACTGTCTCCACTGCTTCTGCAA GGAATGTTTGCGCTCAGTCATCATGTTGAGCGAGGAGCCAGAAGTGCCCTGTCCCTACAGAGATGACACATATGCCTGTGCATGCTCCCTGCAGGAGAGGGAGATCAGAGCT TTGGTTTCACTAGAAGAGTATCAGCGCTGGCTGCAAAGAAGTTTGTCTGTGGCCGAGTCGCGATGTGAGGGCAGCTACCACTGTGCCACCGCAGATTGCCCTGGCTGGTGCGAGTACGAGGACACGGTCAACGTATACCCATGTCCTGTTTGCAAGAAGAAAAACTGCCTCATTTGCAAG GCTATTCATGAGGGGATGAACTGCAAGCAATACCAGGATGATCTCGCAGCCCGTGCTGTCAATGACTCGGCTGCACGAAGGACAACACAACTACTTCAG ACCCTGGTTGCGTCTGGGGAGGCAATGCACTGTCCCCAGTGTGGCATCATTGTGCAAAAGAGGGACGGGTGTGATTGGCTGCGCTGTACTGTCTGTCACACGGAAATCTGCTGGGTCACCAGAGGTCCCCGCTGGGGGGCAAAG GGTCCTGGAGACACCAGTGGAGGATGCCGCTGCAATGTGAACCATCAGAAATGTCATCAAAAGTGTCAAAACTGTCACTAG
- the shrprbck1r gene encoding ranBP-type and C3HC4-type zinc finger-containing protein 1 isoform X1, whose translation MSLSSAGWTANLSAEQRAPPPVRNIGDRQQSEPNYQTVLMSVRVSLCHSGIRPLRLPGAGGSESLRLQLSMDAGKSGEFRLSLLDCSSRDGGSVTIAEYDLRSVNYEVKTPKCHELSLAAPPHDRINFNFSCEQEAQQWATVMMTSLREAHIASPAEDIPECSQLQDATALQHLEDTCMELTRAIEAGDMKAASVFAATLCHQHAALKIQPSARQCGDTDIRLAVIVEDSSSSCCVTMKVCPSMTTAALKQQMFLEYSFHPRVQRWVIGQCLCANHRSLASYGIRQDGDTAFVYIVSARHARLTLQDQESALLASSPPSLTSLPHATPNSTSAQEKRPYNTLPTHNHAIESQKEIPSEVKHVSNEEFCQLHEALKPNSTSSQGWSCPSCTFINKPTWPGCEMCSADRPDNYVVPGGYQPDTVELRRLQQEKEAIRQYKQEKERREDLRSAGAQNVREEERRDNFAQLLRMDNQDLVPNPEPLDCRICYVELKPGEGAVLRDCLHCFCKECLRSVIMLSEEPEVPCPYRDDTYACACSLQEREIRALVSLEEYQRWLQRSLSVAESRCEGSYHCATADCPGWCEYEDTVNVYPCPVCKKKNCLICKAIHEGMNCKQYQDDLAARAVNDSAARRTTQLLQTLVASGEAMHCPQCGIIVQKRDGCDWLRCTVCHTEICWVTRGPRWGAKGPGDTSGGCRCNVNHQKCHQKCQNCH comes from the exons ATGTCACTGAGCTCGGCCGGGTGGACCGCCAATCTCTCGGCGGAGCAACGCGCGCCTCCGCCTGTGCGGAATATTGGAGATCGGCAGCAGTCAGAACCGAACTATCAAACCGTCCTCATGTCGGTTAGGGTGTCGTTGTGCCATTCCGGTATTCGGCCTCTACGTCTTCCGGGAGCAGGTGGTAGTGAGTCACTTCGCCTACAGCTCAGTATGGACGCGGGGAAGTCCGGGGAATTCCGCCTGTCTCTTCTAGACTGCAGCAGTCGGGACGGTGGGAGCGTG ACTATCGCCGAGTACGATCTGAGATCCGTTAACTATGAGGTGAAAACACCAAAATGCCACGAGCTGAGTCTGGCAGCACCCCCGCATGACCGCATCAATTTCAACTTTAGTTGCGAGCAGGAGGCCCAGCAGTGGGCCACTGTGATGATGACATCACTAAGAGAAGCACACATAG CATCTCCTGCTGAAGATATTCCAGAGTGCTCCCAGCTCCAGGAtgccacagctttgcaacacttgg AGGACACGTGCATGGAGCTGACCCGAGCTATCGAGGCCGGCGACATGAAGGCGGCCTCCGTCTTTGCTGCCACGCTTTGTCACCAACATGCCGCACTAAAGATCCAGCCCTCTGCACGACAATGTGGAGACACCGACATCAG ATTGGCTGTTATAGTTGAGGATTCTTCTTCGTCGTGTTGCGTCACCATGAAAGTCTGTCCTTCTATGACCACTGCAGCCTTAAAACAACAG ATGTTCCTAGAGTACAGCTTTCACCCGCGGGTGCAGCGCTGGGTGATCGGCCAGTGCCTGTGCGCCAACCATCGCTCCCTGGCTTCGTATGGCATTCGCCAGGACGGTGACACGGCGTTTGTGTACATCGTCTCAGCCCGACACGCTCGCCTTACCCTCCAAGACCAGGAAAGTGCTCTCCTCGCCAGCTCTCCTCCTTCTTTGACTTCCCTCCCTCACGCTACTCCAAACAGCACGTCGGCACAAGAAAAGAGACCTTACAACACTTTGCCCACACATAACCACGCTATTG AATCCCAGAAAGAAATCCCCAGTGAGGTCAAACATGTCTCCAATGAGGAGTTTTGTCAACTACATGAAGCACTGAAACCAAACTCAACCTCTTCTCAG GGTTGGTCGTGCCCTTCTTGCACTTTCATCAACAAACCGACGTGGCCAGGCTGTGAGATGTGCAGTGCGGACCGCCCTGATAATTACGTCGTTCCAGGTGGTTACCAGCCGGACACAGTGGAACTCCGACGGCTCCAGCAGGAAAAGGAGGCCATTCGACAGTACAAGCAA GAGAAGGAGAGAAGAGAGGACCTGAGGAGTGCAGGCGCTCAAAAC GTGAGAGAAGAAGAGCGCAGGGATAATTTTGCCCAGCTGCTAAGGATGGACAACCAGGATTTGGTGCCAAATCCCGAGCCTTTGGACTGCAGGATTTGCTATGTGGAGCTAAAGCCAGGAGAGGGCGCTGTACTCAGGGACTGTCTCCACTGCTTCTGCAA GGAATGTTTGCGCTCAGTCATCATGTTGAGCGAGGAGCCAGAAGTGCCCTGTCCCTACAGAGATGACACATATGCCTGTGCATGCTCCCTGCAGGAGAGGGAGATCAGAGCT TTGGTTTCACTAGAAGAGTATCAGCGCTGGCTGCAAAGAAGTTTGTCTGTGGCCGAGTCGCGATGTGAGGGCAGCTACCACTGTGCCACCGCAGATTGCCCTGGCTGGTGCGAGTACGAGGACACGGTCAACGTATACCCATGTCCTGTTTGCAAGAAGAAAAACTGCCTCATTTGCAAG GCTATTCATGAGGGGATGAACTGCAAGCAATACCAGGATGATCTCGCAGCCCGTGCTGTCAATGACTCGGCTGCACGAAGGACAACACAACTACTTCAG ACCCTGGTTGCGTCTGGGGAGGCAATGCACTGTCCCCAGTGTGGCATCATTGTGCAAAAGAGGGACGGGTGTGATTGGCTGCGCTGTACTGTCTGTCACACGGAAATCTGCTGGGTCACCAGAGGTCCCCGCTGGGGGGCAAAG GGTCCTGGAGACACCAGTGGAGGATGCCGCTGCAATGTGAACCATCAGAAATGTCATCAAAAGTGTCAAAACTGTCACTAG